TGGATTTTCTCTTCAAACTTTTGCCGTTATTTGCTGCTCCGTACTGTTTGAGGTCCCCCATATTCAGAGAGTGAGATATGACAAGCCATGGCATGAGTGCTTTGATGTTCAGGGTAATTtgttttgcttatacttaatatttTGTGTTTGTAACCTTAGTTCTTTTAGTAGCTTACAATAAGCTATATccgaacccaggacctgaggagtgttactcagaccacctaaccaactcggctagaggagcgaattttcaggctgtggttaaaaacAATACTCTCGTTTGTACCACGCCAAAGCACAAGTCTAAGGCCGCTGTGTATAGGTGGGGCCGTGGGGCAGGGGAGAGTTTTCTTGACCTGCGTGAGAAGATCTTAATATAATGTCGTGGGGGCGGTCTTACCCCGGAAGGTCGAATTTTATAAGCTACATCCCTCCTTATGCCTTAATCTAGATTATATCTCAACGAAGAAATCTCTATAACATGCTGATCATTGCAGCATGTGTGGACATTGTGCATTCAAGTAATGGTACAACACAAAGGGTGGCAGATGATAATAGCCTAAAGAATGATGACACAAAACActtaaaaagaaacaaaaatgcgGAGAAGACAATGACATTACCTGTCTCCCATAGCACCAAATGTGATAGTTGAGTATGATGCTGTCCCAGAATGAGGATTTATGTAAATAGGCAGTAAACCATCACTTGGATATATCTTTTGAAGCTGTTTAATGACGTTCTCCGCCTAAAATTAGATTGTAGCTACTCAAATAAGAGCTCAACATTAAAAACAAATGAACCAAGAAAGACATCAAGACAGGATTTGGGCATTTTACTAGCAAAACAAATTCCATGCATTTGATCAAAATTCACATGTTTCATGTAAACACTATCAGAATGAGCAGAGCTACATTTTTCAGGGTTTTCCAGAAAAAATAACTCTGCATGTTTCAGCTCAATAGAAAATTAATCCTTCAATAATGATTTGATATACAAAGTGATTAAAACAGGTAGACATCACTAAAATTGGTTGAAACAAATGTGAATCATCATTCAACACAAAAAACATtcagctctctctctctcaaaaACAACTATGGAGGAAAGGAAATACTATAGTACAAAAATGACAGTCATATTTCACATAGAGGTTTCACACTAAATTTGCTCATCTAATAGCATGGAACAGGAGGGACATCTGAAAATATGAGTGAAAAGTAGCACCACCTTCTGCTGGTATTTGGGATCTCCAGTCCTCTGTGACAGAGCTATGAATTCAAGTTGCTCCGTACCAGAATCTGCAAGGATACTATCACCCTGCAGATGGAACAAAGCATATGGAATTTATTCTTTGTTTTCTGAGTTAGAAAGAAATATAATCAGGTGGAAAATGTTTTTAAAATAGATAGCGATCATAAGTagttgtgaagagaggtagagaaaGGCCAAACTTGACATGGGAGGAGACAATCAAAAGAGACTTGAAGGAATGGAATATCCCAATGGAGTTGTGTTTAGATAGAAGTGCATGGAAAGAAGCTATCCACGTGCCCGAACCGTGATTAGGCATTTTCCCTTTTAGTGCTCTCAAAAGCTTTgcctctcccctttctctctctctctttttggtgacttcttgttgggtttcaactctagcctaccccaacttggtTGGGAATAAAAGGCTATGTTGATGTTGATAGCGATCATAAGTAGTACAGTTAACATTTCTATGTGATGAGATAGAAATCAAATCCTCAAATTACAAAGTGAATAATGAATAGCATGGGATGATTTGAATAAGGTTAGTATCAGCACACCTTGTGAACTACAGTATGTTTAAGAAGGTATTTGAAATATAAGTGGTTACTCAGTGGAAATACAGAATAGCAGTAACTCACGTTAGTCCATCCAGGATTATGGGCTCGTCCATGAGCTAGGTTTATTCTATTATAAGGGATGCCAGATGTTGTATCCCAAGCAGGTAAGAGTCGATCTGTAATATCTTTAGCCTTATCAAGAAATACTTTATCACCAGATAGATCGTATGAACTAAGCAGACCTCCAACAACCCTGAAGATAAACAAACAAAATAAAACAAAAATTAGACAACCTAGCTGTAGTTATGTTTTGTATAGGGATCATAATGAAGGTATATCCAGATAGCATTGGCCTTTTCAGCCAAATATCTGCAGGGAACAAACTAAGATGAGGATATAAATAAATACTATAATAAAGGTAAACCTTATAATGCAACCTTATGGTCGTTTCAAAAACACTCGCATCATAATCCTTGTCAAAGTCTAATGACTCCGCCACCCAGCTGTTATATGACATAGGCATTAATCAGATTCCGTGTACAGCATAAAATCAGAATAAAGCACTGAAATATTCCCAAGGAGTATTACCATACAAAAATAGAAATATAAAACATACAGGATAAATGTCATTTCTCATATGGAACAGATGAAAATGATAGAATAATGAAGAAATGTGAAGCAAATAAGAGATTGTACAATCATCTATAATAAGGGGACAAGGAGACACAATCATGAATTTTGCATGTAAGTGCCCCCAATAGTATTGCTTTCTAAGTTCAGGATAAAAATACAAGGAGAACTGGGTCTAGTCTACTGAACCGAACATTGCTACAAGCAGACTGCTAGCTCAATTTTTCTAGCCAAAGGAAAGAACAAGGGAATAAAGGTCTACATGACCAAAAAAAACAATTAAAACTCACTCTCTAGCTTTCTGAAATTCATCTTTCAGGCCCATTATGTATAGGGTATCAAGTGAGTCAACAAGGGTTGCTCCAAGACCACCAAAGCTGTTGATACCATTCTTCGATTGTGGCTGGGAATCAACGCGAGCAAAGCAAATGACAGAAGGCAGTTTAGATCTAGAATCAGTTAGGAAATGTAAAACCAGATGCAGATCAGAATTAATACAGAGTACCGACTAAACAAACCTGAAGCTCGTCCATTCCCCAGGCATACTTAACATAAGAATTCCAAGCATGGAGCATTGCCTCTTTAACTTTTTCCCGTCTTTCATTATTGACAGGATCAATTTCTACTACAAGATCTTTTCTGGAATTCTTATTGCTTACTACTGGATTTTCATCCAGATTAACTCCAGCCTTTCTTAGCTGTTGAAAATACATCAGAACAATTGAATTATGAATAGTTTTTTCAACGGAAACAGATTCTGGAATGAAGGGGTTACTAAGCCAGCATGGCACTTCAAAGAAAAGTTTGATTGTATTTACCTGGTCATGCAACCGATTTATATCATCTTCTAATCGGGAAATCTCAGACTGAAAATAGGGGAAGAGAAGCTTAATATCAGAAACAAGCAGGACAACTCCAAGTATACACATCAGATTCAAGATAAACTAAGGACTATCTTGATATAAAGGAGGCAAAGGGGTTTGTATGTGTACATATCGCCATTTCCGAATCAGAACAAAGAAGTGAATCAGGTCCATACTCCATATGATCAAAGTTACAAAGCTAATAAAGATGGATATATCTCATAAATCAAGACTAGAAAAAATAAGGAAGGTACCAAGGTAATAAGATATACAAGTTTCACATTGGCAGTGACCCAGCAACTCAAACTCAGAATCTACAGTTCTCTACACCCTTTATAATTCCATAAGCCATAACATGCAAAGAAATGTTTCACACTCCCCATCTTCACCGATCATCGTACAACATTGGGATACACTGAAgataatcaaaattttcaatacaTCCGTAGATTTCCTGCTGATCAGAGAAGACCCAAACCTCATCGACAAATAACAGTCAAAACCCAAGCTAATCGAACTTACAGCTAAATAAATATAGAAAGTTTTAGTTCTATATCATTTCACCACTAATTAGCATCTCTGTTTGCAAGGAACGAGAACGACTGAGTGACATCTTATAATATACGAATAAAAATTATTAAAATAAGCAGTCAAATCCGGAACATAATAATCTCCCACTACACAAACACAATAGACTACCCCAACCGTTTCTAATCCTTAAACTGATGAAGTAAGATCCACTAATAACCACATGTCTCAATTAACCAGATCCAGCTACAAAGCAGCATGGCGACAAATCGAAATGCTAAGCAAGGCGCGACAGGAACTAATCAGATCCCGGTCACTaaactctccagcccgggacaggGGAGCTCCCGCGGGGCGAGAGGGGCGCACCTCGTACTCGCTGACGAGCGACTGGCGGTCCCAGAAGGCGAAGGTGGCCGCGACGAAGACGAAGAAGAGGAGCGCCAGGCGCTTGGGCCGCTTGAGGTAGTACGCCGGGTTCAGGTACCGCCAGGTCCCCGACGACGAGGAAGACGACCGCCGAGCCATCGGGACCGCCTCCGGCGACTAGATCGCCGGGATCCGAGCTCGTCGCCGCCTCCGGCGAGGTCCGCGGCGATTCGCGCGTGCGCTCGGGAGTCCCCTCGTGAGTCGTGACCTCGTCGAATGTGTTTATGTGCTTCTGTATCGGCCGTGGTCATCGGCAGGACCGCAGGAGGGCCTACCAGTTGAACCTTGTAGTAGCAGTAACAGTATACTAGTAATAATTAGTTTTCCTTTTTCCTGAAAAAATACAGTGCAGTTAGCCTATAATCGTACAAATAAACCATTAAAACGTCCAATCTAAATTCAAAGGTTTTAGTTGAAAGGGTTAGATATAAAATAGATATTACTACCTCCGTTCGAATATTTGTCATCCGTTAGTTTATTTTTTAACTAAATCacgataaataaataaaaagagtGAAATAAACTAGTCCCTGGTAATACGGTGCAGCTAGTTTATTTTTTGTCACGCTCCCTGGTAACGCCTTGAAAGCGATGGGCGTCGCTTAGTTCTAGCAACGAAATAAACTAGTCCATGTTTGCCATCATGATGGTCGATGGCGTAGAGAACACTAAGGGCATGTTTGATCCGTTCACTAATTTGTCACATTTTAGCTAACTTTTTTGTTTAAACTTAATTCTTCAATTCAAACGACTAACATTAGGCAAAGTATGACAcatttagccacgaaccaaacaagccctaaataTAACTGAAAACTATGACCGAAACGTTTCACTTACAATACATGGGACGCGGTGTATCTAACATTTCGTGTTATGAACCACACCAAACCACTGACTAGATTATCTTGTGTAGATCTAGCTTCATTTTCCTTTGTTTGAATACATCTTTTTTTCTCTCCTATCAATACGTGGTGTGTGTGTGTTTGCCGTCGTGTTATTTTGGAAAGGAATGTAAAAAGTACGTGGCATCATGCTTTTCAGCGCTGAAATATCAGTGATTCAAAAGCCCGTCGTTTGTCCTTATACGTACCCTTATGAAGCGGGGACTGGAGGCCATGTGGTAAGACGGGGTCGTGAGGTGCAACGAGCTTGTCCGGATGGATGGAACACGTCGCCGTGGGGTTTTGCGTTTGGACGGGCCTCGGATGGaacacaaggagcaaggaggtcaACAGCCAGAGAGAAAGAGGAACCAAAAGCAAGCAGTGCAGACTAGAGACTACAGAGTGCTGCCACACCGAACCCATTGTGCGGTGCCATGTGGTGCGCGTCGGCCGAATTTCTTCGCCCATGCGAATCGCGTCTGGGCTAGCCCCAGCACGCGGCGTCCATGTACTGAACTGGTAGCATTAGATTAGCCTGTACTGTACGGCATCGTAAGAAAGAAAATTAGTATACATGTCGAGCGAGCAAGGAAGAAAAATCCAGTCAGGGTTTCTTTTAAAAGAGAGAGAATAATCCAGTCAGTACGTTGGTGAATACTGCTACTACCTCTACAGACTCTGCTGTGGTCCAAATGTCCAATCCAACGACTTGCACAGTCGAGAGTCGAGACTCGATCGAGCAACAGTGAATGGTCCGACAAGCGTGAAATAACGGCGATTCGGCGACAAATCTCCATGACTCCATTCCCCTCCTTTTCGTTTCAGACACACGCCAGTTTGGTGGTAAACCGACTCGGCCCGGCACGGCACAGCGCACGACGACCACACGCCGAGGCC
This portion of the Zea mays cultivar B73 chromosome 2, Zm-B73-REFERENCE-NAM-5.0, whole genome shotgun sequence genome encodes:
- the LOC100502479 gene encoding Mannosyl-oligosaccharide 1,2-alpha-mannosidase MNS1-like, whose product is MARRSSSSSSGTWRYLNPAYYLKRPKRLALLFFVFVAATFAFWDRQSLVSEYESEISRLEDDINRLHDQLRKAGVNLDENPVVSNKNSRKDLVVEIDPVNNERREKVKEAMLHAWNSYVKYAWGMDELQPQSKNGINSFGGLGATLVDSLDTLYIMGLKDEFQKARDWVAESLDFDKDYDASVFETTIRVVGGLLSSYDLSGDKVFLDKAKDITDRLLPAWDTTSGIPYNRINLAHGRAHNPGWTNGDSILADSGTEQLEFIALSQRTGDPKYQQKAENVIKQLQKIYPSDGLLPIYINPHSGTASYSTITFGAMGDSFYEYLLKVWIQGNKTEHVKHYRQMWETSMEGLLSLTKKTTPSNYYYICEKNGGSLSDKMDELACFAPGMLALGASGYGPEKSEQIMNLAKELARTCYNFYQTTPTKLAGENYFFHTGQDMGVGTSWNILRPETVESLMYLWRLTGNKTYQDWGWDIFQAFEKNSRIESGYVGLRDVNTGEKDNMMQSFFLAETLKYLYLLFSPPSVISFDEWVFNTEAHPLRIVPVSDNKGIGTPVRQFGRKQGKPE